One window of Neptuniibacter halophilus genomic DNA carries:
- a CDS encoding uracil-DNA glycosylase family protein, with product MQKLLTQIRACRLCESHLPLGPNPVIQASPSARLLIIGQAPGTRVHESGVPWNDASGNRLRQWLNTDTETFYDPARVAIMPMGFCYPGKGRSGDLPPRPECAPAWHSQLLAHLPEVKLTLLIGQYAQQYYLAGTDLLKQHKTLTERVRHHTLWPAGYFLLPHPSPRNQLWLQRNRWFELETLPLLQQRIAELKLHD from the coding sequence ATGCAGAAACTACTCACTCAAATCAGGGCCTGCCGCCTCTGCGAAAGCCACTTACCGCTGGGGCCTAACCCGGTGATTCAGGCTTCGCCGTCTGCCCGGCTGCTGATTATTGGTCAGGCACCGGGTACCCGTGTCCATGAATCGGGCGTTCCGTGGAATGATGCCAGCGGCAATCGATTGCGCCAGTGGCTGAATACAGATACAGAAACATTCTACGACCCGGCCAGGGTCGCGATTATGCCTATGGGTTTTTGTTACCCCGGAAAAGGCCGCTCCGGTGATCTGCCACCACGCCCGGAATGCGCACCGGCCTGGCATTCGCAACTGCTGGCACATCTTCCTGAGGTTAAACTCACGCTGCTGATCGGGCAGTACGCACAGCAATACTATCTCGCCGGAACAGATCTGCTGAAGCAGCATAAAACACTGACCGAGAGAGTTCGTCATCATACGCTGTGGCCTGCCGGGTATTTTCTGCTGCCCCATCCCTCACCCAGAAATCAGCTATGGCTGCAGCGAAACCGATGGTTTGAGCTGGAAACGCTTCCGCTACTACAACAACGGATAGCCGAACTGAAGCTCCATGACTAA
- a CDS encoding methyl-accepting chemotaxis protein, giving the protein MSLYTSIEKTFFNTLTKKITGNVIFLLLPHIALLILGYDHFRNLEASLTAAGPDAVPVEILQSELQSFGLYGLITVSFALISGFFSIFFMRHLFLRPIRAMTDVLQAIKDKDGDISATLPEYTHDEISEMAESYNGFSDSLKAMIAESRRRSVSVALSSTRLQKVLIEAQDSAVKQEEQAQKVFQSSSEATQAIDNIAGSTLEISERNSRNLDEIRSSSEELGRVKTQVEAIREQVTDFQDTVHKLEVNSKNITDILGMVKDFSDQTNLLALNASIEAARAGEAGRGFSVVADEVRNLSQKVSTATSEIDQNIGEMFSLVGSTRSSASTILEYVGSTEEFIGNTNQQFRSLVGDFEDLNSQLSSISAAIDELAYTNRESHTHVSEITNISTAMHGEIEQSRRFSEELEHSTEETQELLSRFIIGYGGFEGMIQTGRQWGQQVQDALEQLASRGCNLFDTNYVRSNDGQRPEKYDTSYADQYEALLRPMFDGFIAQRPEFIYAIAVDRNGYAPAHHSKVSERLTGNFEIDNLRSRHRRIFAGNRAEVRRASSTAPFLLQTFIRDTGEVLNDLSIPLYINGQHWGALIMGFAPENLLDDKN; this is encoded by the coding sequence ATGAGCCTTTATACAAGTATCGAAAAAACATTTTTCAATACATTGACCAAAAAGATCACCGGTAACGTGATTTTTTTGTTGTTACCCCACATTGCACTTTTGATTCTGGGTTACGACCATTTCCGTAATTTAGAAGCCAGTCTGACCGCGGCAGGACCCGATGCCGTTCCGGTAGAGATCCTGCAGTCAGAGTTACAGTCTTTTGGGCTTTATGGGCTGATTACTGTCAGCTTTGCCCTGATCTCCGGTTTCTTCTCAATATTCTTTATGCGCCATTTGTTCCTGCGCCCGATCCGTGCGATGACGGATGTGCTGCAGGCGATCAAAGATAAGGATGGTGATATCTCCGCGACGCTGCCTGAATATACCCATGATGAAATTTCCGAAATGGCAGAGAGCTACAATGGATTCTCTGACAGCCTGAAGGCGATGATTGCCGAGAGTCGTCGTCGTAGTGTCAGTGTCGCTCTGAGTTCGACACGCCTGCAGAAGGTGCTGATTGAAGCGCAGGACTCAGCGGTAAAACAGGAGGAGCAGGCGCAGAAGGTGTTCCAGTCTTCCTCTGAAGCCACTCAGGCGATCGATAATATTGCTGGCAGTACACTGGAGATCTCCGAGCGTAACTCGCGCAATCTGGATGAGATTCGCAGCTCCAGTGAGGAGTTGGGTCGGGTTAAAACGCAGGTGGAAGCGATTCGCGAGCAGGTGACAGACTTTCAGGATACCGTGCATAAACTGGAGGTAAACTCGAAAAACATCACCGACATTCTCGGTATGGTCAAAGACTTCTCTGATCAGACCAATCTGCTGGCGTTGAATGCATCCATCGAAGCGGCACGTGCCGGTGAGGCCGGGCGGGGTTTCTCGGTGGTTGCTGATGAGGTGCGTAATCTGTCGCAGAAGGTGAGTACCGCAACCAGTGAAATCGATCAGAATATCGGCGAGATGTTTTCGCTGGTGGGCAGTACCCGATCCAGCGCATCAACCATTCTTGAATATGTAGGCTCCACGGAGGAGTTTATTGGTAACACCAATCAACAGTTCCGTAGTCTGGTCGGCGACTTCGAAGACCTGAACAGCCAACTGAGCAGTATCAGTGCGGCGATTGATGAGCTGGCGTATACCAACCGCGAATCCCATACACATGTGTCTGAAATCACCAATATCTCTACCGCCATGCATGGTGAGATTGAACAGTCACGACGCTTCTCAGAAGAGCTGGAGCATTCTACTGAAGAGACTCAGGAGCTGCTGTCGCGCTTTATTATCGGTTACGGTGGTTTTGAAGGAATGATTCAGACCGGAAGACAGTGGGGGCAGCAGGTGCAGGATGCACTGGAGCAGCTTGCATCGCGCGGCTGTAATCTGTTTGATACTAACTATGTACGTAGCAATGACGGACAGCGCCCGGAGAAGTATGACACCAGTTATGCGGATCAGTATGAAGCGCTGTTACGGCCAATGTTCGATGGCTTCATTGCGCAGCGCCCTGAGTTTATCTACGCCATCGCGGTGGATCGTAACGGTTATGCTCCGGCGCATCACAGTAAAGTGTCTGAGCGCCTGACCGGTAACTTTGAGATCGATAACCTGCGTAGCCGCCACCGTCGGATCTTTGCCGGAAACCGTGCTGAGGTACGCCGTGCATCGTCTACAGCGCCTTTCCTGTTACAGACCTTTATTCGTGATACCGGTGAGGTGCTGAATGATCTGTCTATCCCGCTGTATATCAATGGTCAGCACTGGGGAGCGCTGATTATGGGGTTTGCACCGGAAAACCTGCTTGATGATAAAAATTGA
- a CDS encoding response regulator, which yields MELSNLYVTVIEPSKVQRHIIINQLNSFGIEKVEEFEEGKPALEHMLSTPPDLVLSAMHLPDMTGTDLVTQMRGLDSLENITFLLISSETHYRYLEPIRQAGAIAILPKPFSREEMRTALRSTLDYISDFESDSDSDEYDALRVLIVDDSTLSRKYIQQMLDSLSISSVDTAKDGAEALQMIDDGRRYDLIITDYNMPNVDGQELTEHIRNHSEQPTVPILMVTSEQNESRLAAVQSAGVSAICSKPLSYDTVKQLIEQLVTDYDL from the coding sequence ATGGAACTAAGCAACCTTTATGTCACTGTCATTGAACCCTCCAAAGTTCAGCGACATATCATTATCAATCAGCTCAACAGCTTCGGTATCGAGAAGGTAGAAGAGTTTGAGGAGGGCAAGCCCGCCCTGGAGCATATGCTTAGCACCCCTCCTGATCTGGTTCTCTCCGCCATGCACCTGCCAGATATGACCGGGACCGACCTGGTCACCCAGATGCGTGGTCTGGACTCGCTGGAGAACATCACTTTTCTGCTGATCTCCTCCGAAACCCATTATCGTTATCTGGAGCCGATCCGTCAGGCGGGCGCCATTGCCATACTCCCCAAACCATTCAGCCGCGAAGAGATGAGAACCGCACTGCGCAGTACGCTGGACTATATCTCTGACTTTGAGTCCGACAGCGACAGCGACGAATACGATGCCCTGCGAGTGTTGATTGTCGACGACAGCACACTGTCACGAAAATATATACAGCAGATGCTGGATTCACTTTCCATCAGTTCGGTAGACACCGCCAAAGACGGTGCAGAAGCCTTGCAGATGATCGATGACGGCCGCCGCTACGATCTGATTATTACCGACTACAATATGCCGAATGTAGACGGCCAGGAACTCACTGAACATATCCGCAACCACAGCGAGCAACCAACCGTACCGATTCTGATGGTTACCAGTGAGCAGAATGAGAGCCGCCTGGCTGCGGTTCAGAGCGCCGGGGTATCAGCAATCTGCAGCAAACCGCTCTCCTATGACACGGTCAAGCAGTTGATTGAACAACTGGTCACCGATTACGACCTCTGA
- a CDS encoding M48 family metallopeptidase, whose protein sequence is MDFDYTIVRSRRRKTAAIHVGSEGVVVRVPVWVTDQWVASFVASRSDWISKHEQAVRENLQAHAITLKPGAMLPYMGDSFRLSWEKGRARAVSRVADKIHVTIGGRSRKPELEQVEACLKSWYRDQARTQLQQRVEYWQQVMGLRPKSLTVKSFRRRWGSCSAGGDIQLNWRLIFASQALQDYVVIHELAHLVHLNHSPDFWQLVGEYCTEWKTKRKELQNRTGWVLW, encoded by the coding sequence GTGGATTTTGATTACACCATCGTTCGCAGCCGCCGGCGCAAAACCGCAGCGATTCATGTTGGCAGTGAGGGTGTCGTTGTCAGAGTGCCTGTATGGGTGACGGATCAGTGGGTTGCTTCGTTCGTCGCTTCACGGTCTGACTGGATCAGTAAGCACGAGCAGGCTGTGCGGGAGAACCTGCAGGCGCATGCTATAACGCTTAAACCCGGTGCAATGTTGCCCTATATGGGGGACAGTTTTCGACTGAGCTGGGAAAAGGGCAGGGCCCGCGCGGTGAGTAGGGTGGCTGATAAGATCCATGTGACAATCGGTGGGCGTTCACGGAAACCTGAGCTCGAGCAGGTCGAGGCCTGCCTGAAAAGCTGGTACCGCGATCAGGCGCGTACCCAGTTGCAACAGCGCGTTGAATACTGGCAGCAGGTAATGGGCCTCAGGCCGAAAAGTTTAACGGTTAAGAGCTTCCGGCGCCGCTGGGGAAGTTGCAGTGCAGGCGGTGATATTCAGCTTAACTGGCGTTTGATTTTTGCATCTCAGGCACTGCAGGATTATGTGGTGATACACGAGTTAGCACATCTGGTTCATCTGAATCACAGCCCCGATTTCTGGCAGTTGGTGGGTGAATATTGCACAGAATGGAAAACTAAACGTAAAGAACTACAAAACCGAACGGGATGGGTACTTTGGTAG